The following are from one region of the Hypanus sabinus isolate sHypSab1 chromosome 14, sHypSab1.hap1, whole genome shotgun sequence genome:
- the lias gene encoding lipoyl synthase, mitochondrial isoform X2, protein MKLLLFGCGRLRPVYVRVLCNQLKSFSTLPDKRKQLLEEGPDLREFISGELSDKGTWEEYKGNLKRQKGERLRLPPWLKTEIPLGKNYNKLKNTLRNLNLHTVCEEARCPNIGECWGGEKGTATATIMLMGDTCTRGCRFCSVKTSRKPPPLDPDEPINTANAIAEWGLDYVVLTSVDRDDLPDGGAKHFAATVSQLKERHPKIIVECLTPDFRGDLKAVEAVADSGLDVYAHNVETVRELQRHVRDPRANFDQSLNVLKHAKKVKSGLLSKTSIMLGLGETDEQVYATMKELREAGVDCLTLGQYMQPTRRHLKVDEYITPEKFKYWENVGNELGFLFTASGPLVRSSYKAGEYFMKKLLNKQVAEPS, encoded by the exons ATGAAGTTGCTGCTGTTTGGCTGTGGCCGCCTGCGACCG GTTTATGTTCGTGTCCTCTGCAATCAGCTGAAGTCTTTTAGTACACTGCCAGACAAAAGGAAACAACTTTTGGAAGAAGGTCCTGACCTGCGGGAGTTTATATCTGGTGAATTATCAGATAAGGGAACATGGGAAGAGTATAAAGGCAACCTGAAGCGCCAAAAAGGAGAAAG ATTAAGATTGCCTCCATGGTTGAAGACAGAGATTCCTCTTGggaaaaattacaataaattgaaAAATACTCTTCGGAATTTGAATCTGCACACT gtatgtgaagaggcaAGATGTCCAAATATTGGAGAATGCTGGGGAGGAGAAAAAGGCACAGCTACAGCCACTATAATG TTAATGGGCGATACCTGCACAAGAGGCTGCAGGTTCTGTTCTGTGAAAACCAGTCGAAAGCCTCCACCTTTAGATCCGGATGAGCCTATCAACACAGCAAATGCAATAGCAGAGTGGGGTCTTGATTATGTTGTGCTGACTTCTGTTGACAGAGATG ATCTTCCAGATGGTGGAGCGAAACATTTTGCAGCTACAGTATCACAGTTAAAAGAAAG ACATCCCAAAATTATAGTGGAATGCCTGACCCCTGACTTCAGAGGTGACCTAAAAGCTGTGGAAGCAGTTGCAGATTCAGGACTTGATGTCTACGCACACAATGTGGAGACTGTCAGGGAATTGCAGAg GCATGTTCGGGATCCTCGGGCAAATTTTGATCAATCGCTGAATGTATTGAAACATGCCAAGAAAGTGAAATCTGGTCTTCTGTCAAAAACGTCCATTATGTTGGGACTTGGTGAGACAGATGAACAGGTGTATGCTACAATGAAAG AATTACGAGAGGCTGGTGTGGATTGTCTGACATTGGGACAGTACATGCAGCCAACAAGACGGCATCTAAAG GTGGATGAGTACATAACTCCAGAGAAGTTTAAATACTGGGAAAATGTGGGTAATGAACTTGGATTCTTATTTACTGCCAGTGGACCCTTGGTACGGTCTTCATATAAAGCAG GTGAATATTTCATGAAGAAGCTCCTGAATAAACAAGTAGCTGAGCCAAGTTAG
- the lias gene encoding lipoyl synthase, mitochondrial isoform X1, with product MGMVAVGKRGKLGIYPGLENVKEAESLGQGWEYLGFECVTKRGDHSALSSVLYVTSYSSIIHTLPCYADSLVLVYVRVLCNQLKSFSTLPDKRKQLLEEGPDLREFISGELSDKGTWEEYKGNLKRQKGERLRLPPWLKTEIPLGKNYNKLKNTLRNLNLHTVCEEARCPNIGECWGGEKGTATATIMLMGDTCTRGCRFCSVKTSRKPPPLDPDEPINTANAIAEWGLDYVVLTSVDRDDLPDGGAKHFAATVSQLKERHPKIIVECLTPDFRGDLKAVEAVADSGLDVYAHNVETVRELQRHVRDPRANFDQSLNVLKHAKKVKSGLLSKTSIMLGLGETDEQVYATMKELREAGVDCLTLGQYMQPTRRHLKVDEYITPEKFKYWENVGNELGFLFTASGPLVRSSYKAGEYFMKKLLNKQVAEPS from the exons ATGGGAATGGTTGCGGTGGGGAAAAGAGGGAAATTGGGAATTTATCCAGGGTTAGAGAACGTCAAGGAGGCGGAGAGTCTGGGACAAGGATGGGAATATCTGGGGTTTGAATGTGTTACAAAACGGGGAGACCATTCTGCCCTTTCGTCAGTCCTGTATGTCACCTCTTATTCCTCCATAATCCACACACTTCCGTGCTACGCTGACTCACTTGTACTA GTTTATGTTCGTGTCCTCTGCAATCAGCTGAAGTCTTTTAGTACACTGCCAGACAAAAGGAAACAACTTTTGGAAGAAGGTCCTGACCTGCGGGAGTTTATATCTGGTGAATTATCAGATAAGGGAACATGGGAAGAGTATAAAGGCAACCTGAAGCGCCAAAAAGGAGAAAG ATTAAGATTGCCTCCATGGTTGAAGACAGAGATTCCTCTTGggaaaaattacaataaattgaaAAATACTCTTCGGAATTTGAATCTGCACACT gtatgtgaagaggcaAGATGTCCAAATATTGGAGAATGCTGGGGAGGAGAAAAAGGCACAGCTACAGCCACTATAATG TTAATGGGCGATACCTGCACAAGAGGCTGCAGGTTCTGTTCTGTGAAAACCAGTCGAAAGCCTCCACCTTTAGATCCGGATGAGCCTATCAACACAGCAAATGCAATAGCAGAGTGGGGTCTTGATTATGTTGTGCTGACTTCTGTTGACAGAGATG ATCTTCCAGATGGTGGAGCGAAACATTTTGCAGCTACAGTATCACAGTTAAAAGAAAG ACATCCCAAAATTATAGTGGAATGCCTGACCCCTGACTTCAGAGGTGACCTAAAAGCTGTGGAAGCAGTTGCAGATTCAGGACTTGATGTCTACGCACACAATGTGGAGACTGTCAGGGAATTGCAGAg GCATGTTCGGGATCCTCGGGCAAATTTTGATCAATCGCTGAATGTATTGAAACATGCCAAGAAAGTGAAATCTGGTCTTCTGTCAAAAACGTCCATTATGTTGGGACTTGGTGAGACAGATGAACAGGTGTATGCTACAATGAAAG AATTACGAGAGGCTGGTGTGGATTGTCTGACATTGGGACAGTACATGCAGCCAACAAGACGGCATCTAAAG GTGGATGAGTACATAACTCCAGAGAAGTTTAAATACTGGGAAAATGTGGGTAATGAACTTGGATTCTTATTTACTGCCAGTGGACCCTTGGTACGGTCTTCATATAAAGCAG GTGAATATTTCATGAAGAAGCTCCTGAATAAACAAGTAGCTGAGCCAAGTTAG